In uncultured Umboniibacter sp., one genomic interval encodes:
- a CDS encoding YcgN family cysteine cluster protein produces MSALNRAFWETTPLSEMTKEQWESLCDGCGKCCLQKFIDDETDELVYTNIACQLLDPSSCQCSDYDQRKQRVPDCTQLTVADIDQFDWLPVTCSYRLVAMGLPLPEWHHLLTGDRTSILTAGMTVANRSVSELDVNEDEIEAHIIQWVN; encoded by the coding sequence ATGAGCGCTCTTAATCGTGCCTTTTGGGAGACAACGCCGCTTTCCGAGATGACTAAAGAGCAGTGGGAGTCATTATGCGATGGCTGTGGTAAGTGTTGCCTACAGAAGTTTATCGATGACGAGACAGATGAATTGGTTTATACCAATATTGCTTGCCAGTTACTTGACCCATCCAGTTGTCAGTGCTCTGATTACGATCAACGTAAACAGCGCGTTCCCGATTGCACCCAACTTACCGTAGCCGATATAGATCAGTTTGATTGGCTTCCAGTTACCTGCAGTTATCGATTAGTTGCAATGGGACTGCCACTCCCCGAGTGGCATCATTTGCTAACTGGAGATCGGACTTCTATTCTTACGGCTGGAATGACGGTGGCTAATCGAAGTGTTTCGGAGCTGGATGTTAATGAAGATGAGATCGAGGCACATATTATTCAATGGGTAAATTGA
- a CDS encoding YcgL domain-containing protein, with protein MKQPCIVSVYRSASEDGMYLIVEKAQGLKKVPEPLLNRFGPAKESMAFLLTETKKLARFDAKQVLDAIRDNGFFLQLPPPRDDEMAEIALKNSKLQR; from the coding sequence ATGAAACAACCTTGTATTGTGTCGGTATATCGGTCCGCTAGCGAGGACGGTATGTACCTTATCGTGGAGAAGGCTCAGGGTCTTAAAAAGGTTCCTGAACCACTGCTAAATCGGTTTGGCCCAGCCAAAGAAAGCATGGCGTTTCTATTAACGGAAACCAAAAAACTGGCTCGCTTCGATGCAAAGCAAGTACTCGATGCCATTCGTGACAATGGATTCTTCTTGCAGTTACCACCGCCGCGCGATGACGAAATGGCGGAAATCGCACTTAAGAACTCAAAGCTGCAGCGATGA